The following coding sequences are from one Bos indicus x Bos taurus breed Angus x Brahman F1 hybrid chromosome 5, Bos_hybrid_MaternalHap_v2.0, whole genome shotgun sequence window:
- the TSFM gene encoding elongation factor Ts, mitochondrial → MSLLRSLRLCLVARTGSCPLSALGPGPLLPSLQAGLPLLQSPQQWHTFHSGSWLSSASSKELLMKLRRKTGYSFINCKKALETCGGDLKQAESWLHKQAQKEGWSKAARLHGRKTKEGLIGLLQEGDTTVLVEVNCETDFVSRNLKFQQLVQQVALGTLLHCQNLKDQLSTYSKGFLNSSELSELPAGPEREGSLKDQLALAIGKLGENMILKRAAWVKVPAGFYVGSYVHGAMHSPSLHNLVLGKYGALVICETSELKANLADLGRRLGQHVVGMAPLSVGSLDDEPGGEAETKMLSQPYLLDPSITLGQYVQPHGVSVVDFVRFECGEGEDAADAE, encoded by the exons ATGTCGCTGCTGCGGTCATTGCGTCTCTGCCTGGTCGCGCGGACCGGGAGCTGCCCGCTGAGCGCTCTTGGCCCTGGTCCCTTGCTGCCTTCCTTGCAG GCCGGGCTCCCTCTGCTTCAGTCGCCCCAGCAGTGGCATACTTTTCACTCTGGATCCTGGCTGTCCTCGGCTTCCAGCAAGGAGCTTCTCATGAAGCTGCGGAGGAAAACGGGCTACTCCTTTATAAACTGCAAGAAAGCCCTGGAGACTTGTGGCGGGGATCTCAAACAG GCAGAGAGCTGGCTCCATAAGCAGGCCCAGAAGGAGGGCTGGAGTAAAGCTGCTAGGCTCCATGGGAGGAAGACCAAAGAAGGTCTGATTGGGCTGCTGCAGGAAGGAGACACAACTGTGTTAGTAGAG GTGAACTGTGAGACAGATTTTGTttccagaaatttaaaatttcaacagTTGGTCCAGCAAGTAGCCCTGGGAACCCTGTTGCATTGTCAGAACTTAAAGGATCAACTCTCCACATACAGTAAA GGCTTCTTGAATTCCTCTGAGCTCTCTGAACTTCCAGCAGGACCTGAGAGAGAGGGTTCTCTCAAGGATCAGCTGGCTTTAGCAATTG GGAAACTGGGAGAAAACATGATTCTGAAACGGGCTGCATGGGTGAAGGTGCCAGCTGGTTTCTATGTtggctcttatgtccatggggCAATGCACAGCCCCTCACTCCACAACCTGGTGCTGGGGAAGTATGGGGCCCTGGTCATCTGCGAGACGTCAGAGTTGAAGGCAAACCTCGCAGACCTTGGCCGCCGCCTTGGGCAGCACGTGGTGGGCATGGCTCCCCTCTCTGTTGGCTCCCTGGACGACGAGCCCGGGGGAGAGGCGGAAACCAAGATGCTGTCCCAGCCATACTTGCTGGACCCTTCCATCACACTGGGACAGTACGTGCAGCCCCATGGGGTGTCCGTCGTAGACTTTGTGCGGTTTGAGTGTGGAGAAGGTGAAGACGCAGCAGACGCCGAATAG
- the AVIL gene encoding advillin produces the protein MSLSSAFQAVGNDPGIITWRIEKMELALVPLSAHGNFYEGDCYVILSTRRVGCLLSQDIHFWIGKDSSQDEQSCAAIYTTQLDDYLGGSPVQHREVQYHESDTFRGYFKQGIIYKKGGVASGMKHVETNAYNVKRLLHVKGKRNIRATEVEMSWDSFNRGDVFLLDLGKVIVQWNGPESSSGERLKAMLLAKDIRDRERGGRAEIGVIEGDKEAASPELMKVLQDTLGRRSIIQPAVPDEVIDQQQKSNITLYHVSDSSGQLVVTEVATRPLVQDLLNPDDCYILDQSGTKIYVWKGRGATKVEKQMAMSKALDFIRMKGYPSSTNVETVNDGAESAMFKQLFQKWTVKEQTVGLGKTFSVGKVAKVFQDKFDVTLLHTKPEVAAQERMVDDGNGKVEVWRIENLELVPVEHQWYGFFYGGDCYLVLYTYEMHGKPHYILYIWQGCHASQDELAASAYQAVEVDQQFEGAPVQVRVTMGKEPRHFMAIFKGKLVIFEGGTSRKGNAEPDPPVRLFQIQGHNKSNTKAVEVPAFTSSLNSNDVFLLRTQAEHYLWFGKGSSGDERAMAKELAGLLCDGTENTVAEGQEPAEFWDLLGGKTPYASDKRLQQEILDVQSRLFECSNKTGRFTVTEIIDFTQDDLNPGDVMLLDTWDQVFLWIGAEANAAEKKSALSTAQEYLHTHPSGRDTGTPILIVKQGFEPPIFTGWFLAWDPHVWSAGKSYEQLKEELGDAVAITRITADMRDTTLALNSEPKYYPLEVLLKNQSQELPEDVNPAKKENYLSEKDFVSVFGITRGQFAALPGWKQLQMKKEKGLF, from the exons ATGTCTCTGAGCAGCGCCTTCCAGGCTGTGGGCAACGACCCTGGGATCATCACCTGGAGAATAGAG AAAATGGAGCTGGCGCTGGTGCCTCTGAGCGCCCACGGCAACTTCTATGAGGGAGACTGCTACGTCATCCTCTCG ACCCGGAGAGTGGGCTGCCTCCTCTCCCAAGACATCCACTTCTGGATTGGGAAGGACTCCTCCCAGGATGAACAGAGCTGCGCAGCCATCTACACTACGCAGCTGGACGACTACTTGGGGGGCAGCCCCGTTCAGCACCGGGAGGTCCAGTACCACGAGTCCGACACCTTCCGTGGCTACTTCAAGCAGGGCATCAT CTACAAGAAAGGGGGTGTGGCCTCTGGGATGAAGCACGTGGAGACCAACGCCTACAACGTGAAGCGGCTGCTGCAtgtgaaagggaagagaaacatCCGGGCCACCGAG GTGGAAATGAGCTGGGACAGTTTTAACCGAGGGGATGTCTTCCTGCTGGATCTTGGGAAGGTCATCGTCCAGTGGAACGGCCCAGAGAGCAGCAGTGGGGAGCGCCTGAAG GCAATGCTTCTGGCAAAGGATATTCGGGACAGGGAGCGAGGGGGCCGTGCTGAGATAGGAGTGATCGAGGGAGACAAGGAGGCAGCCAGCCCGGAGCTGATGAAGGTCCTTCAGGACACCCTCGGCCGGCGCTCCATTATCCAACCGGCAGTCCCAGATGAGGTCATAGATCAGCAGCAGAAATCAAACATCACATTGTATCA tgTCTCGGATTCATCTGGGCAGCTGGTGGTCACAGAGGTAGCGACGAGGCCTCTGGTCCAGGACTTACTGAATCCTGAT GACTGCTACATCCTGGACCAAAGTGGAACCAAGATCTATGTGTGGAAAGGAAGAGGAGCCACAAAGGTTGAGAAACAGATGGCCATGTCTAAAGCCCTG GACTTCATCAGGATGAAGGGCTACCCCAGCAGCACCAACGTGGAGACCGTCAATGACGGTGCCGAGTCAGCCATGTTCAAGCAGCTGTTCCAGAAGTGGACGGTGAAGGAACAGACCGTGGGTCTGGGGAAAACGTTCAGCGTGGGTAAAGTTG CGAAGGTTTTCCAGGATAAATTTGATGTAACTCTGCTGCACACCAAACCAGAGGTGGCAGCCCAGGAAAGAATGGTGGATGACGGCAACGGCAAAGTTGAG GTCTGGAGGATAGAAAACCTGGAGCTGGTCCCCGTGGAGCACCAGTGGTATGGCTTCTTTTATGGGGGAGACTGCTATCTGGTTCTCTATACGTACGAGATGCATGGGAAGCCTCATTACATCCTGTATATCTGGCAG GGCTGCCACGCCTCACAGGATGAGCTGGCAGCCTCGGCATATCAGGCGGTAGAGGTGGACCAGCAGTTTGAAGGGGCCCCTGTGCAGGTTCGGGTTACCATGGGAAAGGAGCCGCGCCACTTCATGGCCATCTTCAAAGGAAAGCTGGTCATCTTTGAG ggTGGGACTTCTAGGAAGGGAAATGCTGAGCCGGATCCTCCAGTAAGACTCTTCCAGATTCAAGGACATAACAAATCTAACACCAAAGCAGTGGAGGTCCCAGCCTTCACCTCCTCCCTAAACTCCAATGATGTCTTTCTGCTGAGGACGCAGGCAGAGCACTACCTGTGGTTTGGCAAG GGGTCTAGTGGGGATGAGCGGGCGATGGCTAAGGAGCTGGCCGGACTTCTCTGTGACGGTACTGAGAACACAGTGGCTGAGGGCCAGGAGCCAGCTGAGTTCTGGGACCTGCTGGGAGGGAAAACTCCCTATGCCAGTGACAAAAG ACTACAGCAGGAGATCCTAGATGTCCAGTCTCGTCTCTTTGAATGTTCCAATAAGACTGGCCGGTTCACTGTCACTGAGATCATAGACTTTACCCAGGACGACCTGAACCCAGGTGACGTGATGCTCCTGGATACCTGGGACCAG GTGTTCCTGTGGATCGGGGCTGAGGCCAACGCTGCAGAGAAGAAGAGTGCTCTGTCTACCGCCCAGGAGTACCTGCACACTCACCCCAGCGGCCGAGACACCGGCACACCGATCCTGATCGTTAAACAGGGATTCGAGCCTCCCATCTTCACAGGCTGGTTCCTGGCCTGGGACCCTCACGTTTGGAGC GCAGGGAAATCATATGAACAGTTAAAAGAAGAGCTGGGAGATGCTGTTGCTATCACAAGAATCACTGCT GATATGAGAGACACAACCCTTGCCCTGAATTCTGAGCCAAAATATTACCCCCTAGAAGTTCTGTTGAAAAATCAGAGTCAGGAGTTGCCAGAGGATGTGAACCCTGCCAAAAAGGAG aaTTACCTCTCTGAAAAGGACTTTGTTTCTGTGTTTGGCATCACAAGAGGGCAGTTTGCTGCTCTGCCTGGCTGGAAACAGCtccagatgaagaaagaaaaggggctTTTCTGA
- the EEF1AKMT3 gene encoding EEF1A lysine methyltransferase 3 produces the protein MADSRPDPESEPDSVFPREVGLFADCYSEKSRFCFCGHVLNITENFGSRLGVAARVWDAALSLCNYFESQNVDFRGKKVIELGAGTGIVGILAALQGGDVTITDLPLVLEQIQGNVQANVPPGGRAQVRALSWGIDQHVFPGDYDLVLGADIVYLEPTFPLLLGTLRHLCGPHGTIYLASKMREEHGTESFFQHLLPQHFQLELAQRDEDENVNIYRARHRGPRPA, from the exons ATGGCAGATTCCCGCCCAGATCCTGAGTCAGAGCCCGATTCGGTGTTCCCACGTGAGGTCGGGCTCTTCGCCGACTGCTACTCGGAGAAGAGCAGGTTCTGCTTCTGTGGGCACGTGCTGAATATCACGGAGAACTTCGGGTCCCGCCTCGGGGTGGCAGCGCGCGTGTGGGATGCG GCTCTAAGCCTGTGCAACTATTTCGAGAGTCAAAATgtggatttccgaggcaagaaagTGATCGAACTGGGCGCGGGGACTGGTATCGTGGGAATCTTGGCAGCGCTGCAGG gGGGGGATGTTACCATCACTGACCTACCCCTGGTCCTAGAACAGATCCAGGGCAACGTCCAGGCCAATGTGCCCCCTGGAGGCCGGGCCCAGGTCCGCGCCTTGTCCTGGGGGATTGACCAGCATGTCTTCCCTGGAGACTATGACCTGGTGCTGGGGGCTGATATCGTGTACCTGGAGCCCACCTTCCCACTGCTGCTGGGGACCCTCCGACATCTGTGCGGGCCCCATGGCACCATCTATCTGGCCTCCAAGATGAGAGAGGAGCACGGGACAGAGAGCTTCTTTCAGCATCTCCTGCCCCAGCATTTCCAACTGGAGCTGGCCCAGCGGGATGAGGATGAAAATGTCAACATCTATAGGGCCAGGCACAGGGGACCAAGACCTGCTTGA